One window of Globicephala melas chromosome 2, mGloMel1.2, whole genome shotgun sequence genomic DNA carries:
- the ARHGEF40 gene encoding rho guanine nucleotide exchange factor 40 isoform X1, with translation MEPEPVEDCVQSTLATLYPPFEATAPTLLGQVFQVVERTYREDALRYTLDFLVPAKHLLAKVQQEACAQYSGFLFFHEGWPLCLHEQVVVQLAALPWQLLRPGDFYLQVVPSAAQAPRLALKCLAPGGGRVQELPVPNEACAYLFTPEWLQGVNKDRPTGRLSTCLLSAPSGIQRLPWAELICPRFVHKGGLMVGHRPSTLPPEVPSGPPGLPSPPLPEEALGTRSPGDGHNAPAEGPEGEYVELLEVTLPVRGSPTDADGSSGLSRTRTVPTRKGAGGKGRHRRHRAWMHQKGLGPRDQDGARPPGEGSSTGASPACPPGAEAEALPEAAALEVSEPPAEALGEASEFCLLRPGEVRGGAGQGAEGPPGTPRRAGKGNRRKKRAAGRGALNRGGDSAPLSPGDKEETSHQEALVSPPPPSEHALPGCGPVKEEHEGSGKPDPELREELKPADEGEPRPPEACGPVEERAREREPEGPRLVRVAGPSNPEGLLSDALAPSPETVQEVKGDSIPEEATPVSSSDDPGVAWDLMSSGCLVLTGGVDQSGRALLTITPPCPPEEPPPSEDVLSTALHYLHSLLRPDLQVLGLSVLLDLRKAPALPPALIPVLSQLQDSGDPPVIQRLLLLTHDDPPTELHGFQGAELLSESDLKRVAKPEELQWDLGGHRDPSPSHWVETHKEVERLCRLCRGVLGSVRRSIEELERAADQEGEEAAGMPEPLQKVLADPRLTELQRDGGAILMRLRSTHSSKLEGPGPATLYQEVDEAIHQLVRLSNLHVQQQEQRQRLHRLQQVLQWLSGPGEEQLVSFAVPGDSLSALQETELRFRAFSAEVQERLAQAREALALEEDPASQKLLDIFEQRLEQVESGLHRALRLQRFFQQAHEWVDEGSTRLAGAGPGREAVLAALALRRTPEPSAGTFQEMRALALDLGSPAALREWGRCRARCQELEKRVQQQLGAEASPRGHRRRRADSASSGGAQRGSHSPSPSLRSLLLPSSPGPRAAPSHCSLAPCGEDYEDEGPELAPEAEGRPPRTVLIRGLEVTSTEVVDRTCSPREHVLLGRAGGPEGPWGVGTPRMERKRSISAQQRLVSELIACEQEYVATLSEPVPPAGPELTPELRGTWAAALSARERLRSFHRTHFLRELQGCATHPLRIGACFLRHGDQFSLYAHYVKHRHKLENGLAALSPPTKGTMEGGPHLPRALQQPLEQLARYGRLLEELLREAGPEPSSERQALGAAMQLLREQETRGKDLLAVEAVRGCEIDLKEQGQLLHRDPFTVICGRKKCLRHVFLFEHLLLFSKLKGPEGGSETFVYKQAFKTADMGLTENIGDSGLCFELWFRRRRAREAYTLQAASPEIKLKWTSSIAQLLWRQAAHNKELRVQQMVSMGIGNKPFLDIKALGERTLSALLTGRAARTRASVAVSSFEHAGPSLPGLSPGACSLPARVEEEAWDLDVKQISLAPETFASSGDVSPGPRNSPSLQRPHPGSSTPILASGGILGLSRQSHARALSDPTTPL, from the exons ATG GAGCCTGAGCCAGTAGAGGACTGTGTGCAGAGTACTTTGGCCACCCTGTACCCACCTTTCGAGGCAACAGCCCCTACACTGTTGGGCCAAGTGTTCCAGGTGGTGGAGAGGACTTATCGGGAGGATGCACTGAGGTACACGCTGGACTTCCTGGTGCCCGCCAAGCACCTGCTTGCCAAGGTCCAGCAGGAAGCCTGT GCCCAGTACAGCGGCTTCCTCTTCTTCCACGAGGGCTGGCCCCTCTGCCTGCACGAGCAGGTAGTGGTGCAGCTAGCAGCACTCCCCTGGCAGCTGCTGCGCCCGGGAGACTTCTACCTGCAAGTGGTGCCCTCAGCAGCCCAAGCGCCCCGCCTGGCACTCAAGTGCCTGGCCCCAGGGGGTGGGCGAGTGCAGGAACTGCCTGTGCCCAATGAGGCTTGTGCTTACCTGTTCACACCTGAGTGGCTACAAGGCGTCAATAAGGACAGGCCAACAGGTCGCCTCAGCACCTGCCTTCTGTCTGCACCCTCTGGGATTCAGCGACTGCCCTGGGCCGAGCTCATCTGCCCTCGATTTGTACACAAAGGGGGCCTCATGGTTGGACATCGGCCAAGCACACTTCCCCCAGAAGTGCCCTCCGGCCCCCCAGGGCTCCCCAGCCCTCCACTCCCTGAGGAGGCCCTGGGCACTCGGAGTCCCGGGGATGGGCACAATGCCCCTGCAGAAGGACCTGAGGGCGAGTACGTGGAGCTGCTGGAGGTGACGCTGCCTGTGAGGGGGAGCCCCACAGACGCTGACGGCTCCTCGGGCCTCTCCAGGACCCGGACGGTACCCACACGCAAGGGTGCTGGGGGGAAGGGCCGGCATCGGAGACACCGGGCGTGGATGCACCAGAAGGGCCTGGGGCCTCGGGACCAGGACGGAGCCCGCCCACCGGGTGAGGGGAGCAGCACTGGAGCCTCCCCTGCGTGTCCCCCGGGAGCCGAGGCTGAGGCTCTCCCTGAGGCAGCAGCCCTGGAGGTGTCTGAGCCCCCAGCAGAGGCGCTGGGGGAAGCCTCTGAGTTTTGCCTCCTGAGGCCAGGGGAGGTCAGAGGAGGAGCAGGCCAGGGGGCTGAAGGGCCACCCGGTACCCCTCGGAGAGCAGGCAAGGGAAACAGGAGAAAGAAGCGAGCTGCAGGCAGAGGGGCTCTTAACCGAGGAGGAGACAGTGCCCCACTGAGCCCCGGGGACAAGGAAGAGAccagccaccaggaagcccttgTCAGTCCGCCCCCACCAAGTGAACACGCGCTTCCAGGATGTGGCCCAGTTAAGGAGGAGCACGAAGGCTCGGGGAAGCCAGACCCTGAGCTGAGAGAGGAGCTCAAACCAGCAGACGAAGGAGAGCCTCGGCCCCCAGAAGCCTGTGGGCCTGTAGAAGAGAGGGCCAGAGAAAGAGAGCCGGAGGGGCCGAGGCTGGTGCGCGTGGCAG GGCCCAGCAATCCAGAAGGGCTCCTGTCTGACGCCCTGGCACCATCCCCAGAGACTGTGCAGGAAGTGAAAGGGGACAGCATCCCGGAAGAGGCCACTCCAGTCTCCAGCTCTGATGACCCTGGTGTAGCTTGGGACTTAATGTCGTCTGGATGTCTCGTCCTGACTG GAGGGGTGGATCAGAGTGGGCGAGCTCTGCTGACCATTACCCCACCGTGCCCTCCTGAGGAGCCTCCACCCTCCGAAGACGTGCTGAGCACTGCTCTTCATTACCTCCACTCACTGCTCAG GCCTGACCTACAGGTACTGGGGCTGTCCGTCCTGCTGGACCTTCGTAAGGCACCCGCACTGCCTCCAGCACTCATTCCTGTCCTGAGTCAACTTCAG GACTCAGGAGACCCTCCTGTCATTCAGCGGCTGCTGCTTCTCACTCATGATGACCCTCCAACTGAACTCCATGGATTTCAG GGTGCTGAGTTGCTGTCAGAGAGTGATCTGAAAAGAGTGGCCAAGCCAGAGGAGCTGCAGTGGGACTTGGGAGGTCACAGGGACCCCTCTCCCAGCCACTGGGTAGAGACACACAAG GAAGTGGAAAGGTTGTGCCGCCTGTGCCGAGGTGTGCTGGGCTCTGTACGGCGATCCATTGAGGAGCTAGAGAGAGCAGCAGATCAAGAGGGAGAG GAGGCGGCAGGAATGCCTGAGCCCCTACAGAAGGTACTGGCAGATCCCCGGCTGACGGAGCTGCAGAGGGATGGGGGAGCCATCCTGATGAGGCTGCGCTCCACCCACAGCAGCAA GCTAGAGGGCCCAGGCCCAGCTACACTGTATCAGGAGGTGGACGAAGCCATTCACCAGCTCGTGCGCCTTTCCAACCTACATGTGCAACAGCAGGAGCAGCGGCAACGCTTGCACCGACTCCAGCAG GTGCTGCAGTGGCTCTCGGGCCCGGGGGAGGAGCAGCTGGTGAGCTTTGCTGTGCCCGGGGACTCCCTGTCTGCCCTGCAGGAGACAGAGCTACGATTCCGGGCTTTCAGTGCTGAGGTTCAG GAGCGCCTGGCTCAGGCGAGGGAGGCCCTGGCCCTGGAGGAGGACCCTGCCTCCCAGAAGCTTCTGGATATCTTTGAACAGCGCCTGGAGCAGGTTGAGAGTGGCCTCCACCGGGCTCTGCGGCTACAGCGCTTCTTCCAGCAG GCACATGAATGGGTGGACGAAGGTTCCACGAGGCTAGCAGGAGCTGGGCCGGGGCGGGAAGCAGTGCTGGCAGCCCTGGCCCTGCGGCGCACCCCGGAGCCCAGCGCTGGCACCTTCCAGGAGATGCGGGCCCTGGCCCTGGACCTGGGCAGCCCGGCGGCTCTGCGAGAGTGGGGCCGCTGCCGGGCCCGCTGCCAAGAGCTGGAGAAGAGGGTTCAGCAACAGCTGGGAGCGGAGGCGAGTCCACGGGGCCACCGGCGACGACGGGCAGACAGTGCCAGCAGTGGAGGGGCCCAGCGGGGCTCCCACAGCCCCTCACCCAGCCTCCGTTCCCTGCTGCTCCCCAGCAGTCCCGGGCCGCGGGCAGCCCCGTCCCACTGCTCCCTGGCGCCCTGTGGGGAGGACTATGAAGACGAGGGCCCCGAGCTGGCTCCGGAAGCAGAGGGCAGACCGCCGAGGACCGTGCTGATCCGAGGCCTGGAGGTCACCAGTACGGAGGTGGTAGACAGGACGTGCTCACCCCGGGAACACGTGCTGCTGGGCCGGGCCGGGGGCCCAGAAGGGCCCTGGGGAGTAGGCACCCCCCGGATGGAGCGCAAGCGAAGCATCAG CGCCCAGCAGCGTCTGGTGTCTGAGCTGATTGCCTGTGAGCAGGAGTACGTGGCCACCTTGAGTGAGCCAGTGCCACCCGCTGGGCCTGAGCTGACCCCTGAACTGCGGGGCACCTGGGCGGCGGCCCTGAGCGCCCGGGAGAGGCTCCGCAGTTTCCACCGGACACACTTTCTGCGGGAGCTTCAGGGCTGCGCCACCCACCCCCTGCGCATTGGGGCCTGCTTCCTTCGCCAT GGGGACCAGTTCAGCCTTTACGCCCACTATGTGAAGCACCGGCACAAACTGGAGAATGGTCTGGCTGCCCTCAGCCCCCCAACCAAG GGCACCATGGAGGGGGGCCCTCATCTGCCCCGGGCCCTGCAGCAGCCCCTGGAGCAGCTGGCCAGGTATGGGCGGCTCCTGGAGGAGCTCCTAAGGGAAGCTGGGCCTGAACCAAGTTCTGAGCGCCAGGCCCTTGGGGCTGCCATGCAACTGCTCCGGGAACAAGAGACCCGCGGCAAAGACCTGCTGGCTGTGGAGGCGGTGCGTGGCTGCGAG ATAGATCTGAAGGAGCAGGGACAACTCCTGCACCGGGACCCTTTCACAGTCATCTGTGGCCGGAAAAAGTGCCTTCGCCACGTCTTCCTCTTTGAGCATCTCCTCCTGTTCAGCAAGCTCAAGGGCCCTGAGGGGGGGTCAGAGACCTTTGTTTATAAGCAGGCCTTTAAG ACTGCTGACATGGGGCTAACAGAAAACATCGGGGACAGCGGGCTCTGCTTTGAGCTGTGGTTTCGGCGGCGGCGTGCACGAGAGGCGTACACTCTGCAAGCAGCCTCACCAGAGATCAAACTCAAGTGGACGAGTTCTATTGCCCAGCTGCTGTGGAGACAGGCGGCCCACAACAAGG AGCTCCGAGTGCAGCAGATGGTCTCCATGGGAATTGGGAATAAACCCTTCCTGGACATCAAAGCCCTTGGGGAGCGGACGCTGAGTGCCCTGCTCACTGGAAGAG CCGCCCGCACCCGGGCCTCGGTGGCCGTGTCATCTTTTGAGCATGCCGGCCCCTCCCTTCCCGGTCTTTCCCCGGGAGCCTGTTCCCTGCCTGCCCGCGTCGAGGAGGAGGCCTGGGATCTGGACGTCAAGCAAATTTCCCTGG CCCCAGAAACATTTGCCTCTTCTGGAGATGTGTCCCCAGGACCAAGAAACAGTCCCAGCCTGCAACGCCCACACCCTGGGAGCAGCACTCCCATCCTGGCCAGTGGAGGGATCTTAGGGCTTTCCCGACAG AGTCATGCCCGAGCCCTGAGTGACCCCACCACACCTCTGTGA
- the ARHGEF40 gene encoding rho guanine nucleotide exchange factor 40 isoform X2, whose translation MEPEPVEDCVQSTLATLYPPFEATAPTLLGQVFQVVERTYREDALRYTLDFLVPAKHLLAKVQQEACAQYSGFLFFHEGWPLCLHEQVVVQLAALPWQLLRPGDFYLQVVPSAAQAPRLALKCLAPGGGRVQELPVPNEACAYLFTPEWLQGVNKDRPTGRLSTCLLSAPSGIQRLPWAELICPRFVHKGGLMVGHRPSTLPPEVPSGPPGLPSPPLPEEALGTRSPGDGHNAPAEGPEGEYVELLEVTLPVRGSPTDADGSSGLSRTRTVPTRKGAGGKGRHRRHRAWMHQKGLGPRDQDGARPPGEGSSTGASPACPPGAEAEALPEAAALEVSEPPAEALGEASEFCLLRPGEVRGGAGQGAEGPPGTPRRAGKGNRRKKRAAGRGALNRGGDSAPLSPGDKEETSHQEALVSPPPPSEHALPGCGPVKEEHEGSGKPDPELREELKPADEGEPRPPEACGPVEERAREREPEGPRLVRVAGPSNPEGLLSDALAPSPETVQEVKGDSIPEEATPVSSSDDPGVAWDLMSSGCLVLTGGVDQSGRALLTITPPCPPEEPPPSEDVLSTALHYLHSLLRPDLQVLGLSVLLDLRKAPALPPALIPVLSQLQDSGDPPVIQRLLLLTHDDPPTELHGFQGAELLSESDLKRVAKPEELQWDLGGHRDPSPSHWVETHKEVERLCRLCRGVLGSVRRSIEELERAADQEGEEAAGMPEPLQKVLADPRLTELQRDGGAILMRLRSTHSSKLEGPGPATLYQEVDEAIHQLVRLSNLHVQQQEQRQRLHRLQQVLQWLSGPGEEQLVSFAVPGDSLSALQETELRFRAFSAEVQERLAQAREALALEEDPASQKLLDIFEQRLEQVESGLHRALRLQRFFQQAHEWVDEGSTRLAGAGPGREAVLAALALRRTPEPSAGTFQEMRALALDLGSPAALREWGRCRARCQELEKRVQQQLGAEASPRGHRRRRADSASSGGAQRGSHSPSPSLRSLLLPSSPGPRAAPSHCSLAPCGEDYEDEGPELAPEAEGRPPRTVLIRGLEVTSTEVVDRTCSPREHVLLGRAGGPEGPWGVGTPRMERKRSISAQQRLVSELIACEQEYVATLSEPVPPAGPELTPELRGTWAAALSARERLRSFHRTHFLRELQGCATHPLRIGACFLRHGDQFSLYAHYVKHRHKLENGLAALSPPTKGTMEGGPHLPRALQQPLEQLARYGRLLEELLREAGPEPSSERQALGAAMQLLREQETRGKDLLAVEAVRGCEIDLKEQGQLLHRDPFTVICGRKKCLRHVFLFEHLLLFSKLKGPEGGSETFVYKQAFKTADMGLTENIGDSGLCFELWFRRRRAREAYTLQAASPEIKLKWTSSIAQLLWRQAAHNKELRVQQMVSMGIGNKPFLDIKALGERTLSALLTGRASPPAPETFASSGDVSPGPRNSPSLQRPHPGSSTPILASGGILGLSRQSHARALSDPTTPL comes from the exons ATG GAGCCTGAGCCAGTAGAGGACTGTGTGCAGAGTACTTTGGCCACCCTGTACCCACCTTTCGAGGCAACAGCCCCTACACTGTTGGGCCAAGTGTTCCAGGTGGTGGAGAGGACTTATCGGGAGGATGCACTGAGGTACACGCTGGACTTCCTGGTGCCCGCCAAGCACCTGCTTGCCAAGGTCCAGCAGGAAGCCTGT GCCCAGTACAGCGGCTTCCTCTTCTTCCACGAGGGCTGGCCCCTCTGCCTGCACGAGCAGGTAGTGGTGCAGCTAGCAGCACTCCCCTGGCAGCTGCTGCGCCCGGGAGACTTCTACCTGCAAGTGGTGCCCTCAGCAGCCCAAGCGCCCCGCCTGGCACTCAAGTGCCTGGCCCCAGGGGGTGGGCGAGTGCAGGAACTGCCTGTGCCCAATGAGGCTTGTGCTTACCTGTTCACACCTGAGTGGCTACAAGGCGTCAATAAGGACAGGCCAACAGGTCGCCTCAGCACCTGCCTTCTGTCTGCACCCTCTGGGATTCAGCGACTGCCCTGGGCCGAGCTCATCTGCCCTCGATTTGTACACAAAGGGGGCCTCATGGTTGGACATCGGCCAAGCACACTTCCCCCAGAAGTGCCCTCCGGCCCCCCAGGGCTCCCCAGCCCTCCACTCCCTGAGGAGGCCCTGGGCACTCGGAGTCCCGGGGATGGGCACAATGCCCCTGCAGAAGGACCTGAGGGCGAGTACGTGGAGCTGCTGGAGGTGACGCTGCCTGTGAGGGGGAGCCCCACAGACGCTGACGGCTCCTCGGGCCTCTCCAGGACCCGGACGGTACCCACACGCAAGGGTGCTGGGGGGAAGGGCCGGCATCGGAGACACCGGGCGTGGATGCACCAGAAGGGCCTGGGGCCTCGGGACCAGGACGGAGCCCGCCCACCGGGTGAGGGGAGCAGCACTGGAGCCTCCCCTGCGTGTCCCCCGGGAGCCGAGGCTGAGGCTCTCCCTGAGGCAGCAGCCCTGGAGGTGTCTGAGCCCCCAGCAGAGGCGCTGGGGGAAGCCTCTGAGTTTTGCCTCCTGAGGCCAGGGGAGGTCAGAGGAGGAGCAGGCCAGGGGGCTGAAGGGCCACCCGGTACCCCTCGGAGAGCAGGCAAGGGAAACAGGAGAAAGAAGCGAGCTGCAGGCAGAGGGGCTCTTAACCGAGGAGGAGACAGTGCCCCACTGAGCCCCGGGGACAAGGAAGAGAccagccaccaggaagcccttgTCAGTCCGCCCCCACCAAGTGAACACGCGCTTCCAGGATGTGGCCCAGTTAAGGAGGAGCACGAAGGCTCGGGGAAGCCAGACCCTGAGCTGAGAGAGGAGCTCAAACCAGCAGACGAAGGAGAGCCTCGGCCCCCAGAAGCCTGTGGGCCTGTAGAAGAGAGGGCCAGAGAAAGAGAGCCGGAGGGGCCGAGGCTGGTGCGCGTGGCAG GGCCCAGCAATCCAGAAGGGCTCCTGTCTGACGCCCTGGCACCATCCCCAGAGACTGTGCAGGAAGTGAAAGGGGACAGCATCCCGGAAGAGGCCACTCCAGTCTCCAGCTCTGATGACCCTGGTGTAGCTTGGGACTTAATGTCGTCTGGATGTCTCGTCCTGACTG GAGGGGTGGATCAGAGTGGGCGAGCTCTGCTGACCATTACCCCACCGTGCCCTCCTGAGGAGCCTCCACCCTCCGAAGACGTGCTGAGCACTGCTCTTCATTACCTCCACTCACTGCTCAG GCCTGACCTACAGGTACTGGGGCTGTCCGTCCTGCTGGACCTTCGTAAGGCACCCGCACTGCCTCCAGCACTCATTCCTGTCCTGAGTCAACTTCAG GACTCAGGAGACCCTCCTGTCATTCAGCGGCTGCTGCTTCTCACTCATGATGACCCTCCAACTGAACTCCATGGATTTCAG GGTGCTGAGTTGCTGTCAGAGAGTGATCTGAAAAGAGTGGCCAAGCCAGAGGAGCTGCAGTGGGACTTGGGAGGTCACAGGGACCCCTCTCCCAGCCACTGGGTAGAGACACACAAG GAAGTGGAAAGGTTGTGCCGCCTGTGCCGAGGTGTGCTGGGCTCTGTACGGCGATCCATTGAGGAGCTAGAGAGAGCAGCAGATCAAGAGGGAGAG GAGGCGGCAGGAATGCCTGAGCCCCTACAGAAGGTACTGGCAGATCCCCGGCTGACGGAGCTGCAGAGGGATGGGGGAGCCATCCTGATGAGGCTGCGCTCCACCCACAGCAGCAA GCTAGAGGGCCCAGGCCCAGCTACACTGTATCAGGAGGTGGACGAAGCCATTCACCAGCTCGTGCGCCTTTCCAACCTACATGTGCAACAGCAGGAGCAGCGGCAACGCTTGCACCGACTCCAGCAG GTGCTGCAGTGGCTCTCGGGCCCGGGGGAGGAGCAGCTGGTGAGCTTTGCTGTGCCCGGGGACTCCCTGTCTGCCCTGCAGGAGACAGAGCTACGATTCCGGGCTTTCAGTGCTGAGGTTCAG GAGCGCCTGGCTCAGGCGAGGGAGGCCCTGGCCCTGGAGGAGGACCCTGCCTCCCAGAAGCTTCTGGATATCTTTGAACAGCGCCTGGAGCAGGTTGAGAGTGGCCTCCACCGGGCTCTGCGGCTACAGCGCTTCTTCCAGCAG GCACATGAATGGGTGGACGAAGGTTCCACGAGGCTAGCAGGAGCTGGGCCGGGGCGGGAAGCAGTGCTGGCAGCCCTGGCCCTGCGGCGCACCCCGGAGCCCAGCGCTGGCACCTTCCAGGAGATGCGGGCCCTGGCCCTGGACCTGGGCAGCCCGGCGGCTCTGCGAGAGTGGGGCCGCTGCCGGGCCCGCTGCCAAGAGCTGGAGAAGAGGGTTCAGCAACAGCTGGGAGCGGAGGCGAGTCCACGGGGCCACCGGCGACGACGGGCAGACAGTGCCAGCAGTGGAGGGGCCCAGCGGGGCTCCCACAGCCCCTCACCCAGCCTCCGTTCCCTGCTGCTCCCCAGCAGTCCCGGGCCGCGGGCAGCCCCGTCCCACTGCTCCCTGGCGCCCTGTGGGGAGGACTATGAAGACGAGGGCCCCGAGCTGGCTCCGGAAGCAGAGGGCAGACCGCCGAGGACCGTGCTGATCCGAGGCCTGGAGGTCACCAGTACGGAGGTGGTAGACAGGACGTGCTCACCCCGGGAACACGTGCTGCTGGGCCGGGCCGGGGGCCCAGAAGGGCCCTGGGGAGTAGGCACCCCCCGGATGGAGCGCAAGCGAAGCATCAG CGCCCAGCAGCGTCTGGTGTCTGAGCTGATTGCCTGTGAGCAGGAGTACGTGGCCACCTTGAGTGAGCCAGTGCCACCCGCTGGGCCTGAGCTGACCCCTGAACTGCGGGGCACCTGGGCGGCGGCCCTGAGCGCCCGGGAGAGGCTCCGCAGTTTCCACCGGACACACTTTCTGCGGGAGCTTCAGGGCTGCGCCACCCACCCCCTGCGCATTGGGGCCTGCTTCCTTCGCCAT GGGGACCAGTTCAGCCTTTACGCCCACTATGTGAAGCACCGGCACAAACTGGAGAATGGTCTGGCTGCCCTCAGCCCCCCAACCAAG GGCACCATGGAGGGGGGCCCTCATCTGCCCCGGGCCCTGCAGCAGCCCCTGGAGCAGCTGGCCAGGTATGGGCGGCTCCTGGAGGAGCTCCTAAGGGAAGCTGGGCCTGAACCAAGTTCTGAGCGCCAGGCCCTTGGGGCTGCCATGCAACTGCTCCGGGAACAAGAGACCCGCGGCAAAGACCTGCTGGCTGTGGAGGCGGTGCGTGGCTGCGAG ATAGATCTGAAGGAGCAGGGACAACTCCTGCACCGGGACCCTTTCACAGTCATCTGTGGCCGGAAAAAGTGCCTTCGCCACGTCTTCCTCTTTGAGCATCTCCTCCTGTTCAGCAAGCTCAAGGGCCCTGAGGGGGGGTCAGAGACCTTTGTTTATAAGCAGGCCTTTAAG ACTGCTGACATGGGGCTAACAGAAAACATCGGGGACAGCGGGCTCTGCTTTGAGCTGTGGTTTCGGCGGCGGCGTGCACGAGAGGCGTACACTCTGCAAGCAGCCTCACCAGAGATCAAACTCAAGTGGACGAGTTCTATTGCCCAGCTGCTGTGGAGACAGGCGGCCCACAACAAGG AGCTCCGAGTGCAGCAGATGGTCTCCATGGGAATTGGGAATAAACCCTTCCTGGACATCAAAGCCCTTGGGGAGCGGACGCTGAGTGCCCTGCTCACTGGAAGAG CTTCCCCTCCAGCCCCAGAAACATTTGCCTCTTCTGGAGATGTGTCCCCAGGACCAAGAAACAGTCCCAGCCTGCAACGCCCACACCCTGGGAGCAGCACTCCCATCCTGGCCAGTGGAGGGATCTTAGGGCTTTCCCGACAG AGTCATGCCCGAGCCCTGAGTGACCCCACCACACCTCTGTGA